In Rhodocyclaceae bacterium, a single genomic region encodes these proteins:
- a CDS encoding SDR family oxidoreductase, with product MAKKIIKPTPADASGEGPRIALVTGANRGLGFEIARQLARRGLKVLLASRTLAKGRAAAKLLAVEGLDVEPVRLDVTDPDQIKTLARDLRTRLAGLDVLVNNAGVLLDPRGGRFLDSRQATYERTLATNVLGPLMLCQAVLPMMIERGYGRIVNLSSGLGQLDEMGSGTPAYRISKTALNALTRIVASDTRGSGVLVNSVCPGWVRTEMGGAEAPRTVAQGADTAVWLATLPGDGPSGGFFRDRKQIPW from the coding sequence ATGGCGAAGAAGATCATCAAGCCGACGCCGGCGGATGCATCCGGCGAGGGGCCGCGCATCGCGCTGGTCACCGGTGCCAATCGCGGACTCGGCTTCGAGATCGCGCGCCAGCTTGCGCGGCGCGGGCTGAAGGTGCTGCTGGCGTCGCGTACTCTTGCCAAAGGGCGCGCGGCAGCGAAGCTGCTCGCGGTGGAAGGGCTGGACGTGGAGCCGGTCCGGCTCGACGTCACCGATCCCGACCAGATCAAGACGCTGGCGCGCGACCTGCGTACGCGGCTCGCGGGGCTGGACGTTCTCGTCAACAATGCCGGGGTGCTGCTCGATCCGCGGGGTGGCCGCTTCCTCGATTCGCGCCAGGCGACTTACGAGCGCACGCTCGCGACGAACGTGCTGGGCCCGCTGATGCTGTGCCAGGCCGTACTCCCGATGATGATCGAGCGGGGCTACGGCCGCATCGTGAACCTGTCCAGCGGGCTGGGGCAGCTCGACGAGATGGGCAGTGGAACACCCGCCTACCGCATCTCCAAGACCGCGCTCAATGCACTGACGCGCATCGTTGCGTCGGACACGCGCGGCAGCGGCGTGCTGGTGAATTCGGTCTGTCCCGGCTGGGTACGCACCGAGATGGGTGGTGCGGAAGCGCCGCGCACGGTCGCCCAGGGCGCGGATACCGCGGTCTGGCTGGCAACGCTGCCCGGCGACGGACCGAGCGGTGGTTTCTTCCGCGATCGCAAGCAGATCCCCTGGTAG